Proteins encoded by one window of Cannabis sativa cultivar Pink pepper isolate KNU-18-1 chromosome 4, ASM2916894v1, whole genome shotgun sequence:
- the LOC115712811 gene encoding F-box protein SKIP14: MALNFSHRPIFPAHLAEDRVVSPIRISNGYLLEGISENNGDSLWLSNREIENPFDYGRERFERGGAQESVSNDVLDLLPSDPFGMDISTTFTAITGWLEDLEVDYGGYGRDEVGSSGGSYQLFAELNFIWNKAMKFQASPQNAAFDHTSNIANGFGCLDGKSGGPPASCSSDCGSSSAVDSIQNFGNVNWDVATQQPDKCGVEDVIWSSEDVGSHSALHFALGYLGLRDLLVVERVCKTLLSTVRSDTLLWKSIHIDQPLNEKITDDVLLQLTNRAQGNLKSLSLVECPRITDDGLRRVIESNPKLSKLSVPGCTRLSIEGILNSLRAFKSMGAQGVKHLRIGGLYGVTPKHFEELKTLLGADGQIQQSARKPRYYNRKNLYLSCDDDNDLDVEMCPRCENLRLVYDCPVEACQGKDHATQLCRACTLCIARCVQCGRCINDSEYEETFCLELLCSVCLTADCPENQDRMVGASKPVATTIEKNSNVHLHG, translated from the exons ATGGCCTTGAATTTTTCCCATCGACCAATCTTTCCGGCGCATCTAGCTGAAGATAGAGTGGTCTCTCCGATTAGGATTTCTAATGGGTACCTCTTGGAAGGTATCTCGGAGAACAATGGAGATAGCTTATGGCTATCGAATAGGGAAATTGAGAATCCCTTTGATTATGGAAGGGAAAGATTTGAGAGGGGTGGTGCTCAGGAGTCTGTGTCAAACGATGTTCTTGACCTTCTGCCCTCTGATCCCTTTGGGATGGACATTAGTACAACTTTTACGGCGATCACTGGTTGGCTTGAAGATTTGGAGGTGGACTATGGTGGGTACGGAAGGGATGAGGTTGGGTCAAGTGGTGGGAGCTACCAGCTTTTTGCGGAACTGAATTTTATTTGGAACAAAGCCATGAAGTTCCAGGCATCCCCTCAAAATGCTGCATTTGATCATACATCTAATATAGCAAATGGGTTTGGTTGCCTTGATGGGAAGAGTGGGGGTCCTCCTGCATCTTGTAGCAGTGATTGTGGGTCATCTTCCGCTGTGGATAGCATTCAGAATTTTGGCAATGTAAATTGGGATGTTGCAACCCAGCAACCTGACAAGTGTGGGGTTGAGGATGTAATATGGTCTAGTGAAGATGTTGGATCTCATAGTGCTTTGCATTTTGCCCTTGGTTATCTGGGCTTGAGGGATCTACTTGTTGTTGAAAGGGTATGCAAAACTCTGCTTTCGACAGTGAGAAGTGACACCCTTCTTTGGAAGAGTATTCACATAGATCAACCTTTGAACGAGAAGATTACAGATGATGTTCTTCTGCAATTAACTAACAGGGCTCAAGGTAATTTGAAATCTTTGAGCCTGGTGGAGTGCCCCCGGATTACTGATGATGGTCTGAGACGTGTTATTGAAAGTAATCCTAAGCTATCTAAG TTAAGTGTGCCTGGATGTACAAGACTCAGTATCGAGGGCATCTTGAATAGCTTAAGGGCTTTTAAGTCAATGGGTGCACAAGGTGTGAAGCATTTGAGAATTGGTGGCCTCTATGGTGTGACTCCAAAACATTTTGAAGAATTGAAGACACTTTTGGGAGCTGATGGCCAGATACAGCAGAGTGCCCGGAAACCACGTTACTATAACAGGAAAAACCTTTATCTATCATGTGACGATGATAATGATTTAGATGTAGAAATGTGCCCTAGATGTGAGAACCTGAGGCTAGTCTATGATTGTCCTGTGGAGGCTTGTCAAGGGAAAGATCATGCTACACAGTTGTGCAGGGCATGCACACTTTGCATAGCACGTTGCGTTCAGTGCGGCAGGTGCATTAATGACAGTGAATATGAGGAGACATTTTGCCTGGAATTGCTTTGCTCAGTCTGTTTAACGGCTGACTGCCCAGAGAACCAGGATCGTATGGTTGGTGCATCGAAGCCAGTTGCTACTACCATTGAAAAGAACTCTAACGTTCATCTTCATGGCTAA
- the LOC115712636 gene encoding uncharacterized protein LOC115712636, which yields MAPKPKDRAKPPQAASQPPPPIEDLFTSLNKHIQRSEFEQAIKVADQVLSIAPGDEDAIRCKVVGLIKADNIDGALSAIETYKKSPVDFNFFKAYCLYRQNKLDEALSSLKNQERDSATMLLESQILYRLEKLDDCIEIYQKLQKSKIDSLEINSVASLVAAGRASEVQGMLEALRVKATSTFELAFNTACSLIDRNKYADAEHLLLSARRIGQETLMEDNLPDDEIEIELAPIAVQLAYVKQLLGNRQEAAEAYTDIFKRGLADESSLAVAVNNLIAVRGPKDVSDGLRKFDRLKEKDIQNFQLARGLDLKLSPKQREALYANRILLLLHANRLDQARELVATISEMFPHSVTPVLLQAAVLVRENKAVKAEEILGQFAGKFPEKSKIVILARAQVAAAANHHQVAAESLASIPDIQHMPATVATIVSLKERAGDVDGAAAVLDAAIKWWSNSMTEDNKLNVIMQETATFMLRHGREKDAASLYEELVKSHGSVEALVGLVSTVARVDVSKAEAYEKKLKPLPGLKGVNVDNLEKTSGAKHVEIASHDKATDAFEEAKKAKAKKKRKRKPKYPKGFDPANPGPPPDPERWLPKRERSSYRPKRKDKRAAQIRGSQGAVTRDKNEGGSSGAASSASNSKSNQATTSKAAASTSDQPKSKSKKKKSRN from the exons ATGGCTCCGAAGCCTAAAGACAGAGCGAAACCCCCACAGGCGGCATCGCAGCCGCCACCTCCTATTGAAGATCTCTTTACTTCTCTTAACAAGCACATTCAGAGATCCGAATTTGAACAAGCTATCAAAGTCGCAGATCAAG TTCTGTCAATTGCCCCTGGAGACGAAGACGCGATTCGATGTAAAGTTGTGGGTTTGATCAAGGCTGATAATATAGACGGGGCTCTTTCCGCCATTGAGACTTACAAGAAATCACCTGTTGATTTCAACTTCTTCAAG GCATACTGCTTGTACAGACAAAACAAGTTAGATGAAGCTTTGAGCTCTCTGAAAAATCAAGAGAGAGATTCTGCAACCATGCTTTTAGAATCTCAGATACTATACCGTTTAGAAAAATTGGATGACTGTATTGAGATCTATCAGAAGCTTCAGAAGTCCAAGATTGATTCCTTGGAGATCAATTCTGTGGCTAGTTTGGTTGCTGCTGGAAGGGCTTCAGAAGTACAAGGAATGTTGGAGGCACTGAGGGTTAAAGCAACTAGCACCTTTGAATTGGCATTTAACACTGCTTGCTCACTAATTGACAGAAACAAGTATGCAGATGCTGAACACCTCCTGTTGTCAGCCAGAAG AATTGGCCAAGAAACATTAATGGAGGACAACTTGCCTGATGATGAGATAGAAATTGAGTTGGCACCAATAGCTGTTCAGTTGGCCTATGTTAAACAG CTCCTTGGGAATAGACAAGAGGCTGCTGAAGCATACACAGACATATTTAAACGAGGTCTAGCAGATGAGTCATCACTTGCAGTTGCTGTGAACAACCTAATTGCAGTAAGAGGTCCAAAAGATGTTTCTGATGGTCTAAGGAAATTTGATAGGCTAAAAGAGAAGGATATACAAAACTTTCAGCTTGCCCGTGGTCTTGATTTAAAGCTGTCACCGAAGCAAAGGGAAGCATTATATGCAAATCGGATTCTTTTACTTCTTCATGCAAATCGGCTTGATCAG GCTCGAGAGCTCGTTGCTACAATTTCAGAGATGTTTCCTCATTCTGTAACGCCGGTGCTACTCCAGGCTGCTGTTCTTGttagagaaaataaagctgTGAAAGCTGAAGAAATCTTGGGGCAGTTTGCTGGGAAGTTCCCAGAAAAGTCCAAGATTGTTATCTTAGCAAGGGCGCAAGTTGCTGCTGCTGCCAATCATCATCAGGTTGCTGCTGAGTCCCTTGCCAGTATACCCGATATCCAGCATATGCCTGCCACTGTTGCCACCATCGTTTCTCTCAAAGAGCGTGCAGGAGATGTTGATGGTGCAGCTGCTGTGCTTGATGCTGCAATCAAATGGTGGTCAAACTCCATGACTGAGGACAACAAGCTTAATGTTATCATGCAAGAGACTGCTACCTTCATGCTCAGACACGGGCGAGAAAAGGATGCTGCAAGTCTGTATGAGGAGCTTGTGAAAAGCCATGGAAGTGTTGAAGCATTGGTTGGGCTGGTAAGTACTGTTGCTCGTGTGGATGTTAGCAAAGCAGAAGCTTATGAGAAAAAGCTTaaaccattaccaggattgaaGGGAGTCAATGTGGATAATTTGGAAAAGACATCTGGGGCTAAACATGTTGAGATTGCTTCCCATGACAAGGCCACTGATGCATTTGAGGAGGCGAAGAAAGCTAAggcaaagaaaaagagaaagagaaagccAAAGTATCCTAAAGGGTTTGACCCTGCAAATCCAGGACCTCCTCCAGATCCTGAAAGGTGGCTTCCTAAGAGAGAGAGGTCAAGCTACAGACCGAAGAGAAAGGATAAGAGAGCAGCTCAGATAAGAGGTTCTCAGGGTGCTGTAACTAGAGATAAAAATGAAGGTGGTTCTTCCGGTGCCGCGTCCAGCGCTtccaattcaaaatcaaatcaaGCAACTACCTCAAAAGCAGCCGCCTCAACATCAGACCAACCGAAATCCAAGTCCAAGAAAAAGAAGTCCAGGAACTAA
- the LOC115712523 gene encoding uncharacterized protein LOC115712523 encodes MTKIKSSIKVLETQVGQLAAQNTNRAQGNLPSTTEVNPKENCNAITLRSGKTYAGPNQDKPKEEEEGEPTPTQEKKKTTDGLQQKETPPPIIIDHHIKIPYPQRLQKNKIDKQFSKFLEIFKKLHINIPFIEALEQMPTYLKFMKDILSKKIKLEEFEMVALTEECSAVL; translated from the coding sequence ATGACGAAGATTAAGTCTTCCATTAAGGTCTTGGAAACTCAGGTGGGGCAGTTGGCTGCTCAAAACACTAACAGGGCTCAAGGTAACTTGCCTAGTACTACTGAAGTAAATCCAAAAGAGAATTGTAATGCAATTACCTTGAGAAGTGGTAAGACTTATGCTGGGCCAAACCAAGATAAGCCAAAGGAGGAGGAAGAGGGAGAACCAACACCAAcgcaagagaagaagaagactaCTGACGGTCTTCAACAAAAAGAAACTCCACCTCCCATCATCATTGACCATCACATCAAAATTCCTTATCCTCAAAGACTTCAGAAGAATAAGATAGATAAGCAGTTTTCAAAATTCCTTGAAATATTCAAGAAACTGCATATCAACATCCCATTCATAGAGGCTTTGGAACAGATGCCAACTTATCTGAAGTTCATGAAAGATATCCTATCGAAGAAAATAAAGTTggaagaatttgagatggtggCACTTACTGAAGAGTGCAGTGCGGTCCTGTAA